AGTGTGCCTTGAATAAGCTTAAAACCTACTCCAGCTCCTGATAATCCATCAAAAGGGTAGGTGCAGTCGGGGCGCTTCGGATCTAAAACAGCAAGCGCATCGGGGATTTCATCACCAACGGTATGGTGATCACAGATAATGAGGTCAATGCCTTTTTCTTTGGCTTCAATGGCTTCGTTGATGGCGGTGATACCACAATCCACCGAAACGATAAGGTGAGCCCCTATGTCTTCCGCATAGCGAATGCCTTCGGGGTTTATGCCGTAGCCTTCTTTAAAACGATGGGGAATGTAGAAATCTACTTCTACACCAAACTCTTTCAGGAATATATAGATGCAAGACGTAGCGGTAGTGCCGTCTACATCGTAGTCGCCATAAACTAATACTTTCTCGTTATTACGAATGGCTAGCGCCAAGCGTTCAGCTCCAGCATCCATGTCCTTCATCAGGAATGGATCGTGGAGTCGGTCTATCGTAGGTCTGAAAAAGAGTTTTGCATCATCAAATGATTCTATGCCGCGGATAGCCAATAACTCGGCTATTTTCGCCGGAACGCCCAATTTCTGCTGTAAGGCAGATACAGGGATATCGTTGTCCGGCTGTGCGAATACCCAGCGGAATGACATGGTTAACTTTATTTATTTTTTTATACATAAAAGGTACAGCGGCGACCAAACCTACTTACCAACGCAAAGCGTAATTACCATTAAAATACAATATCGAGTTCAAAATTTTTAATCTGATTCTGAAAAGCTTTAAATGAACTCAATCAAATATTGCTACAGCTTTTTCCCCATAAATATCTATGTAATGGTTATATTAAGAACTGGCTTCCAACAAAATTATTGAGAACGATTTAAATCTTTGTGAAAGGAGTTCGTTCAAATTTGAGAATCACGATAGAAATTGAGAGCTTGTGGAAGCGGTTCCAATTTCAACTTTACACACAAAAGAAATTATCAGATGACTGAAGCACCATCAAGCACACCAAAAACGGAAAAAGAAGCAAACCCGAATTTTCCTGTATTTAACGCTCTGCAATCTTATGAGCATGAGCAAATCGTAGTTTGTTCTGATCCGGAATCAGGCTTACGCGCTATTATCGCTATTCACGACACTACTCTTGGCCCAGCATTGGGTGGTACTCGTATGTGGAATTACGAAACCGAAGAAGCTGCCCTTCGTGATGTTCTTCGCCTTTCAAGAGGAATGACTTATAAAGCCGCTATTTCTGGTTTAAACCTTGGTGGTGGAAAAGCTGTTATTATTGGCGACCCACATACTCAGAAAACAGAAACTTTATTCCGTGCATTTGGGCGTTTTGTTGATGGCTTAGGAGGTCGTTACATCACTGCTGAAGATGTTGGAATGCACGAGCAAGACATGGAGTGGGTATACTCTGAAACGAAGTATGTAACGGGTATCCCTAAGTCGTTAGGTGGAAGTGGTAACCCTTCGCCTGTAACGGCACACGGTGTTTACATGGGTGCGAAGGCTTGTGCCAAAAAAGCGTATGGCAGCGATTCATTAGAAGGTAAAAAAATCGCTCTTCAAGGAGCTGGAAACGTAGCTAGCTACTTTGCTCGTTACGCGGCTAAAGAAGGTGCTGAGATTTACATCACCGATATCTACGAAGACAAAGCCAAAGCTCTAGCTGAAGAAGTAAACGGTAAGTTGGTGAGCCCAGACGAAATCTACGGCTTAGATGTAGACATCTACACACCATGTGCATTAGGTGGAGTGATCAACGACGACACCATCGATCAATTCAAGTGCGACATCATCGCTGGTGGGGCAAACAACGTGCTTGATATCGAAGACCGCCATGGTAAAATGCTCCTCGACAAAGGCATCATCTACGCTCCTGATTATGTAATCAATGCAGGTGGGCTAATCAATGTAGCGGGCGAGCTAGAAGGCTACAACGAAACACGTTGCATGGAGAAAGCGAGCAAGATCTATGATACAATCTTAGACATCTTGAACTACTCTGAAGATGAAGGCATCCCAACGCATCAGGCTTCTAACATCCTAGCAGAGCGTCGTATTGCTCAAGTTGGCAAAACACATAAAATCTATTCTTCAAAAGGTCACTTCTCGGGTCGCCTTGGAGAAATGTACATGACTAACCGTCGTTAATACGTCGAATTAGCAATCTATTTATAGCCCTGTTTCCGATGGATGCAGGGCTTTTTTTATGCCCATCTTTCAGGTCGTAGCCAAAGTTGAAATGTGATGAATGATGGCACACTTATTGTTATTGGTGTAGCACAAACACACATGTGGCCTATACAAGTGAAAAAGTTTAATTATCCGTATCTTTGGGCCATTAAAATTACACTATTTGTAAACTGTATTTAATTCATGGACAAAAAAGATTTTCTGCTTAAAGATCGACTCATCAAAGGAATTACTGAGGATGGGTTTTTTAAGATATCTGTGGTTAAAACCACTGATATGGTCAAAGAAGCACAAGAGAGACACCAATTATCACTCCTAAGCACAACGATGTTAGGTCGTGCCCTCACAGGGGTTATGTTATTAGCCTCTGAGTTGAAAGGCGAAGAGCGTATTCAACTTC
This DNA window, taken from Balneola vulgaris DSM 17893, encodes the following:
- a CDS encoding Glu/Leu/Phe/Val family dehydrogenase, whose protein sequence is MTEAPSSTPKTEKEANPNFPVFNALQSYEHEQIVVCSDPESGLRAIIAIHDTTLGPALGGTRMWNYETEEAALRDVLRLSRGMTYKAAISGLNLGGGKAVIIGDPHTQKTETLFRAFGRFVDGLGGRYITAEDVGMHEQDMEWVYSETKYVTGIPKSLGGSGNPSPVTAHGVYMGAKACAKKAYGSDSLEGKKIALQGAGNVASYFARYAAKEGAEIYITDIYEDKAKALAEEVNGKLVSPDEIYGLDVDIYTPCALGGVINDDTIDQFKCDIIAGGANNVLDIEDRHGKMLLDKGIIYAPDYVINAGGLINVAGELEGYNETRCMEKASKIYDTILDILNYSEDEGIPTHQASNILAERRIAQVGKTHKIYSSKGHFSGRLGEMYMTNRR